A part of Desulfobacter sp. genomic DNA contains:
- a CDS encoding response regulator transcription factor → MNILIVDDDTGLLDQLKTALKRKHYGVDTAENGEQALDKIFDLSYDLILLDIMLPRMDGLSVLKAVRSAGMDMPILMLTARSDVQDRVKGLDHGADDYLAKPFSMAELMARIRAMLRRKGKRTPILQAGRVCLDTVKRKVTLDGQEVHLTAKEFSILEFLLHNKGGSVSRFNLAEHIWGEEFDPFSMSNYVDVHIKNLRKKLTAQGEDPIIKTIRGIGFIIDDQI, encoded by the coding sequence ATGAATATATTAATTGTCGACGATGATACAGGGCTGCTGGATCAGTTAAAAACCGCCCTTAAAAGAAAACATTACGGGGTGGACACGGCTGAAAACGGCGAGCAGGCCCTGGACAAGATATTTGACCTGTCCTACGACCTTATCCTTCTGGATATCATGCTTCCCCGCATGGATGGCTTAAGTGTTTTGAAAGCGGTTCGCAGCGCCGGGATGGATATGCCCATACTCATGCTCACGGCAAGAAGCGATGTCCAGGACAGGGTCAAGGGCCTGGACCATGGTGCGGATGATTATCTTGCCAAGCCCTTTTCCATGGCCGAATTGATGGCGAGAATCAGGGCGATGCTCAGAAGAAAAGGGAAACGGACCCCCATTCTCCAGGCGGGCCGGGTCTGTCTGGATACGGTTAAACGAAAAGTCACCCTGGATGGACAGGAAGTGCATTTGACCGCCAAGGAATTTTCCATCCTTGAGTTTCTTTTGCATAACAAGGGCGGTTCCGTATCCCGGTTCAATCTGGCCGAGCATATATGGGGGGAGGAGTTTGACCCCTTTTCAATGTCCAACTATGTGGATGTGCACATCAAAAATCTGAGAAAAAAACTCACGGCCCAGGGAGAGGATCCCATCATCAAAACCATCCGGGGCATCGGGTTCATCATTGACGACCAGATATGA
- a CDS encoding desulfoferrodoxin, with product MAEKYGIYKCEKCGNIVQVLHGEKPPVMCCGQSMTKLESNTVDAAQEKHVPVVEKIDDGYLVKVGSVDHPMMPEHYIQWIELVTAEGTLIQRKFLAPSDEPKAIFKTDAEKVVAREYCNLHGLWKS from the coding sequence ATGGCAGAAAAATACGGCATTTACAAATGTGAGAAATGCGGAAATATTGTCCAGGTACTTCATGGAGAGAAACCACCCGTGATGTGCTGCGGACAGTCAATGACAAAACTGGAATCCAACACGGTGGATGCCGCCCAGGAAAAACATGTTCCGGTCGTTGAAAAAATCGACGACGGATACCTCGTTAAAGTCGGGTCGGTTGACCATCCCATGATGCCTGAACATTACATCCAGTGGATAGAGTTAGTCACAGCGGAAGGAACTCTGATCCAGAGAAAATTTCTGGCGCCTTCAGATGAGCCCAAAGCAATATTTAAAACGGACGCTGAAAAGGTTGTTGCAAGGGAATACTGTAACCTCCATGGCCTGTGGAAATCCTAA
- a CDS encoding transposase yields the protein MKKKRYSEEQIVKILLEAEKQERPIAEFCKLGGFSEQSYYRWKKKYGGMSVPDVKRLRELEKENVRLKRLLAERDLEVDALKAVVSKKW from the coding sequence ATGAAAAAGAAACGCTATTCTGAAGAACAGATCGTCAAAATTCTGCTTGAAGCCGAGAAACAGGAAAGACCTATCGCTGAATTCTGCAAGCTGGGAGGATTCTCCGAGCAAAGCTATTACCGCTGGAAAAAGAAATACGGTGGCATGTCCGTTCCGGATGTAAAGCGGCTGCGAGAGTTGGAGAAGGAGAACGTACGATTAAAAAGGCTCCTGGCTGAACGGGACCTCGAAGTTGATGCTCTAAAGGCGGTGGTCTCAAAAAAGTGGTAA
- a CDS encoding HAMP domain-containing histidine kinase, with protein MKIRKKITLWISGTSLLFTILFSSIIFWELTDEPFKLIDREIQHMAVVLADRIKGAGTSGDELNLGGMPYSPDDYWIMAKDEQSQVLYRSKLTEFTDLFAPNEKSRYLIEKNIPRSKIWLKQDSKDDVLFRVMVVREQIDGKNIEIRIAKPIEDLEEELIELVIDIGISLSICALFIFILSYVLAGRILKPVSAIIKQSRDISDKSLDQRIPLGKTRDELYELSVALNKMFDRIQHSFNRQKEFIGNASHELKSPITLLMLAQEDLLMSEELSPSAENNLIKQLETSRRMGHLVKNLLDLSRMEQQDILHTKSVNLTGLLDRVLDDYADVISEKQITIQNRMEAPCRVMGDPEKLFRLFVNLIDNAIRYNLTSRGTIKIMAERSDDDVCIEILNPGRKIPEQDLPRLFDQFYRVEKSRSQALGGSGLGLTIVKKIVTLHNGRITISNAPDQMIRTSVRLPADG; from the coding sequence ATGAAAATCCGTAAAAAAATAACCCTATGGATTTCCGGTACCTCCCTTTTGTTCACCATCCTGTTCTCATCCATTATTTTCTGGGAATTGACGGATGAGCCATTTAAATTGATCGACAGGGAAATCCAGCATATGGCGGTTGTTCTGGCTGACAGGATAAAGGGCGCCGGGACTTCCGGGGATGAGTTAAACCTGGGCGGCATGCCCTATAGCCCCGACGACTACTGGATCATGGCCAAAGATGAGCAGAGCCAGGTGCTATACCGGTCAAAACTCACTGAGTTTACGGATCTTTTCGCCCCCAATGAAAAATCCCGGTACCTGATCGAAAAAAATATTCCAAGATCGAAAATCTGGCTGAAGCAGGACAGCAAGGATGACGTGCTGTTCAGGGTAATGGTGGTCCGTGAGCAGATAGACGGTAAAAATATAGAAATCCGTATTGCAAAACCCATTGAAGACCTCGAAGAAGAGCTGATTGAGCTGGTCATTGATATTGGGATCAGCCTTTCTATTTGTGCGCTGTTCATTTTCATTTTAAGCTATGTACTGGCCGGCCGGATCTTAAAGCCGGTTTCAGCCATTATCAAACAATCCAGGGACATCAGCGATAAATCCCTGGACCAAAGAATCCCCCTGGGGAAAACCCGGGATGAACTCTATGAACTGTCTGTGGCATTGAACAAGATGTTTGACAGGATCCAGCACTCATTCAACCGCCAGAAAGAGTTTATTGGGAATGCCTCCCATGAACTGAAGAGTCCGATCACCCTTTTGATGCTGGCCCAGGAAGACTTGCTCATGAGTGAAGAACTGTCGCCGTCAGCAGAAAACAATTTGATCAAACAGCTTGAGACAAGCCGCCGCATGGGGCATCTGGTGAAAAACCTGCTGGATCTTTCCAGGATGGAACAGCAGGACATCCTGCACACAAAATCAGTTAATCTGACCGGCCTGTTAGACCGGGTGCTTGATGATTATGCGGATGTGATCAGCGAAAAGCAGATCACCATCCAGAACCGGATGGAAGCCCCCTGCCGGGTTATGGGTGATCCGGAAAAACTATTCCGGCTCTTTGTCAATCTCATTGACAATGCCATCCGGTACAACCTGACCAGCCGGGGAACCATAAAAATCATGGCGGAGAGATCCGATGACGATGTTTGCATTGAAATTTTAAACCCAGGCCGGAAAATTCCGGAACAGGACCTTCCCAGATTATTTGACCAGTTTTACCGGGTTGAAAAATCCAGATCCCAGGCCCTTGGGGGATCCGGACTGGGCCTTACCATCGTCAAAAAGATTGTCACCCTTCACAATGGCAGAATAACCATTAGCAATGCGCCGGATCAGATGATACGAACAAGTGTCCGGCTGCCTGCAGATGGATGA
- a CDS encoding IS3 family transposase: protein MTERGLSEYKACLFLKISRSSYRYQANPRDDTVLVIWLRTFSGKYPRHGYRQAHMQLVRSGMIINHKKVERLWQEQGLCVPRVRRKRRRGKGTTLPISAKYPNHVWTYDFMEDSCLEGQRLRFLTVVDEYTRESLAIHIDTSIPSSQVKIVLQILFATRGVPTYIRSDNGPEFIAYKIQDWLKEQGVKTKYIEPGKPWQNPFGESFNSRFRDECLNQEVFYSVPDARAIIETWRQYYNTKRLHSSLGYQTPENIRKEWEQSYMGALPPSPRGLTPTGHPDGPKEKATL from the coding sequence ATGACGGAACGGGGCCTTTCAGAATACAAAGCATGTCTGTTTTTGAAGATAAGTCGGTCAAGCTACAGATACCAAGCAAACCCAAGGGATGACACTGTTTTGGTTATCTGGCTAAGAACATTCTCTGGTAAGTATCCGAGGCATGGGTACCGCCAGGCCCATATGCAGTTGGTCAGATCCGGGATGATCATCAATCATAAGAAAGTCGAGCGGCTCTGGCAGGAACAAGGGCTGTGCGTGCCGAGGGTCAGGCGCAAGAGGCGGCGTGGCAAGGGGACAACGCTGCCAATATCAGCGAAGTATCCCAATCATGTATGGACCTATGATTTCATGGAAGATTCCTGCCTTGAAGGGCAGCGGCTGAGATTTTTAACGGTGGTTGACGAATATACACGAGAAAGCCTGGCAATCCACATTGATACCTCAATACCATCTTCACAGGTGAAAATCGTTTTGCAGATTCTATTTGCAACCCGTGGGGTTCCAACATACATCAGGAGCGATAATGGGCCTGAGTTTATTGCATATAAAATCCAGGACTGGCTCAAAGAGCAAGGGGTGAAAACCAAGTACATTGAGCCAGGCAAACCATGGCAGAATCCTTTTGGAGAAAGCTTTAACAGCCGGTTCAGAGACGAATGTCTGAATCAGGAGGTCTTCTATTCCGTCCCGGATGCCAGGGCAATCATAGAGACGTGGCGCCAGTACTACAACACGAAAAGATTGCATAGCAGCCTGGGATATCAGACACCGGAAAACATTAGAAAGGAATGGGAACAATCTTATATGGGGGCTCTGCCCCCAAGCCCCCGGGGTTTAACGCCTACGGGCCATCCGGATGGGCCAAAGGAAAAGGCCACGCTATGA
- a CDS encoding sulfatase-like hydrolase/transferase: MIPIIFRSPKTRFALLFQLSAIFLTGFTLMRGILMIRAWHFLDGGISDWLYIFGQGLIYDIAFIGYFYIPFVLALLILPNKWMSSRITRYLVQAGSFLILYAFGFCMVAEWYFWSEFGVRFNFISVDYLVYRREITDNILQSYPVFFILPVLFVATGLVFHFIRPAILRPLVLKESFQKRVVISGLLMILPLVSFFLIDQSPRSFSGNNYVNELASNGPYQLFAAFRNNRLDYRQFYATGNDHDLSIRLKNQVMAEETGDSKNIYQIGRYIEAEGAAKKLNVMLISVESLSAKFLTRFGQNNDITPFMDKWFRQGMLFTDFYATGTRTTRGLEAITLSIPPTPGRSIVKRPDNRRMYSLGKVFKDLGYDTAFLYGGRGFFDNMNAFFSGNGYRIVDQPRLSSREITFANAWGACDEDIYNRAIREANQTYKDGKPFFFHIMTTSNHQPFTFPAGKIDLAPGEGNGGSGRLGGVKYTDYALGQLMGQAKEQPWFDDTVFVVLADHCAASAGKVGLPVEKYHIPLFIYSPKYISPQEIHTLSSQIDLAPTLLALLNISYESYFFGRDILSPAFQGRALIANYQKLGLLENQELLFLSPGKQIHRMALENPVLEKVSRDYPGVSNLMAYYQGADYVFTHRLNRWANVSEHLAQERPPSPDQYMENKARMKRVIKAAGFFSLFSDQI; encoded by the coding sequence ATGATTCCTATAATTTTCAGGTCCCCCAAAACACGGTTTGCCTTGTTGTTCCAGCTGTCCGCAATTTTTCTTACCGGTTTCACCCTGATGAGGGGTATTCTGATGATTCGGGCCTGGCATTTCCTTGATGGCGGGATATCCGACTGGCTTTATATTTTTGGCCAGGGATTGATCTACGACATTGCCTTTATCGGTTATTTTTATATTCCGTTTGTCCTGGCCTTACTGATTCTGCCCAATAAGTGGATGAGCAGCAGAATAACCCGGTATCTGGTCCAGGCCGGGTCATTTCTGATTCTATACGCTTTTGGATTCTGCATGGTTGCCGAATGGTACTTCTGGAGTGAATTCGGTGTCCGGTTCAATTTTATCTCTGTGGACTACCTGGTTTACAGGCGGGAGATCACCGACAATATTTTACAATCCTACCCGGTCTTTTTTATCCTGCCCGTACTTTTCGTCGCCACCGGCCTTGTATTTCATTTTATCCGGCCAGCCATCCTAAGGCCCCTTGTCCTAAAAGAATCCTTTCAAAAAAGGGTGGTCATTTCAGGCCTGCTGATGATCCTGCCACTGGTCTCTTTCTTCCTCATTGACCAGTCCCCGAGAAGCTTTTCCGGCAACAACTATGTGAATGAACTGGCCTCCAACGGCCCATACCAGCTCTTTGCCGCCTTCAGGAACAACCGCCTGGATTACCGGCAGTTTTATGCCACCGGCAATGACCATGACCTCTCCATCCGCTTAAAGAACCAGGTCATGGCGGAAGAGACCGGGGACAGCAAAAATATCTATCAGATCGGCAGATACATAGAGGCGGAAGGGGCTGCAAAAAAGCTGAACGTCATGCTGATTTCCGTGGAAAGCCTCAGCGCAAAATTTCTGACCCGGTTCGGTCAAAACAACGACATCACTCCGTTCATGGACAAATGGTTCAGGCAGGGGATGCTCTTTACCGATTTTTATGCCACCGGTACAAGGACCACCAGGGGGCTGGAAGCCATTACCCTGTCCATCCCGCCCACACCGGGCCGGTCCATTGTCAAGCGTCCGGACAACAGGCGGATGTACAGCCTGGGCAAAGTATTCAAGGATTTGGGCTACGACACGGCCTTTTTGTACGGCGGAAGGGGATTTTTCGACAATATGAATGCCTTTTTCTCAGGGAACGGCTACCGGATTGTGGATCAGCCCCGCCTGAGCAGCAGGGAAATCACATTTGCAAACGCCTGGGGCGCCTGCGACGAAGATATATACAACCGGGCGATCCGGGAAGCCAACCAAACATACAAGGACGGAAAGCCCTTTTTCTTTCACATCATGACCACCAGCAACCACCAGCCATTCACCTTCCCTGCCGGCAAAATCGATCTGGCCCCCGGAGAAGGCAATGGCGGCAGCGGACGGTTGGGCGGGGTGAAATACACCGATTATGCGCTGGGGCAATTGATGGGGCAGGCAAAGGAACAGCCCTGGTTTGATGATACTGTCTTTGTGGTCCTGGCGGACCATTGTGCAGCCAGTGCCGGAAAAGTCGGCCTGCCGGTTGAAAAATACCATATCCCGCTGTTTATCTATTCTCCCAAGTATATCAGTCCCCAAGAAATCCATACCCTCTCCAGCCAGATTGATCTGGCCCCCACCCTGCTGGCGTTGCTGAATATCTCCTATGAGAGTTATTTTTTCGGAAGGGATATCCTGTCTCCCGCCTTCCAGGGCCGTGCCCTGATTGCCAACTACCAGAAGCTGGGATTATTGGAAAACCAGGAATTGCTCTTCCTGTCCCCTGGAAAGCAAATCCACCGGATGGCACTGGAAAATCCGGTCCTTGAAAAGGTCTCCCGGGATTATCCCGGAGTCAGCAACCTGATGGCCTATTACCAGGGCGCGGATTACGTATTTACCCACCGGCTGAACCGGTGGGCCAATGTGTCAGAACACCTGGCACAGGAGCGCCCCCCCTCCCCTGACCAATATATGGAAAACAAGGCCCGTATGAAGCGGGTTATCAAGGCTGCTGGATTTTTTAGTTTATTCTCCGATCAAATTTAA
- a CDS encoding rubrerythrin family protein, with protein sequence MPELKGTQTEQNLLKAFAGESQARNRYTYYASQAKKDGYVQIQSIFEETANHEKEHAKRLFKYLKSGEEIEITAAFPAGTIGNTLENLKAAAGGENYEYTTMYPEFAETARKEGFGDIAQTFESIAVAELYHEQRYLALMENIEKGLVFKREKTTTWRCRNCGYNHEGAEAPELCPACAHAKAHFELKPENY encoded by the coding sequence ATGCCAGAATTAAAAGGAACCCAGACTGAACAGAATCTGCTTAAAGCCTTTGCAGGGGAATCCCAGGCCAGAAACAGGTATACCTATTATGCGTCTCAGGCGAAAAAGGACGGATATGTCCAGATTCAGTCTATTTTTGAAGAAACCGCCAACCATGAAAAAGAACATGCCAAAAGATTGTTTAAATATCTGAAGTCGGGTGAGGAGATTGAAATTACCGCTGCCTTCCCCGCAGGAACCATCGGCAACACCCTGGAAAACCTCAAGGCTGCTGCCGGCGGAGAGAATTATGAGTACACCACCATGTACCCCGAATTTGCCGAAACTGCCAGAAAAGAGGGGTTTGGAGATATCGCTCAAACCTTTGAGTCCATTGCAGTGGCAGAGCTTTACCATGAGCAGAGATATCTGGCATTAATGGAGAATATTGAAAAGGGCTTGGTGTTTAAACGGGAGAAAACCACGACGTGGCGCTGCAGAAACTGCGGATACAACCACGAGGGGGCGGAAGCGCCTGAACTCTGTCCGGCCTGTGCCCATGCAAAGGCCCATTTTGAACTGAAGCCGGAGAATTATTAA
- a CDS encoding HAMP domain-containing protein has product MKLFHKIFLVYLLVSFILIVSVFGAMKFTAGRYFKEMEEKTEREMFTVLSHILAEDFREKGSWQRFQKDPRAFNRLVRQALHGLDPILEQPPPQGSPGPPPLPSRPPKPPFRPHIRVTLFDLGRTRVAGPPPPADMGGLNYKPILVDETVVGFIGFRKMDRPPGRLGPPLKEKLETLYIIGAILFILAGIVAYVLSRQILSPVEQLARGTRALTRFKFNTRIKVKTKDELGLLASDFNRMALTLERYESLRKQWMTDISHELRTPLSVLKGEIEALQDGIREPDPVNMNSLHSEVVYLETIVNDLHRLSMAEAGTLGMQRKPIMPVGILASVMQTFDNRLQSARLTPEITLRHKDIVIEGDGIKLKQLFSNIIENNIHYTRRPGTVRVQDRLDGDTLNLVIEDTGPGVPHESLDKIFDRLYRVDPSRSGNRVSGRGSGLGLAICMAVARGHGGDICADINEKGGLRLTIRLPVS; this is encoded by the coding sequence ATGAAATTATTCCACAAAATATTTTTGGTTTACCTTTTGGTCTCCTTTATCCTAATTGTTTCGGTGTTCGGGGCCATGAAATTCACGGCTGGGCGTTATTTTAAGGAGATGGAGGAGAAGACCGAAAGGGAAATGTTCACCGTCCTTTCCCATATACTGGCTGAGGACTTTCGGGAAAAGGGCAGTTGGCAGCGGTTTCAAAAGGATCCCCGCGCCTTTAACCGTCTGGTCAGGCAGGCGCTCCACGGCCTTGATCCCATTCTTGAACAACCGCCGCCCCAGGGTTCTCCCGGGCCTCCCCCCCTGCCGTCCCGGCCGCCCAAGCCCCCTTTCCGCCCCCATATCCGGGTGACGCTTTTTGACCTGGGACGGACCCGGGTTGCCGGCCCACCGCCGCCAGCAGATATGGGCGGCCTGAACTATAAACCCATCCTGGTGGATGAAACCGTTGTCGGCTTCATCGGGTTCAGGAAGATGGACCGGCCGCCCGGCCGCCTTGGCCCGCCCCTGAAAGAAAAACTTGAGACGCTGTATATTATCGGGGCCATTTTATTCATACTTGCCGGCATTGTGGCCTATGTGCTGTCCAGGCAGATTCTTTCCCCGGTGGAACAACTGGCCCGGGGCACCCGTGCCCTGACCCGGTTTAAATTCAATACGCGGATCAAGGTAAAAACCAAGGACGAACTGGGGCTGCTGGCATCGGATTTCAACCGCATGGCCCTCACCCTTGAACGGTACGAATCATTGCGGAAACAGTGGATGACGGATATTTCCCACGAACTGAGAACCCCCTTATCCGTGCTGAAAGGGGAAATCGAAGCCCTGCAGGACGGGATAAGGGAACCCGATCCTGTGAATATGAATTCCCTCCATTCCGAGGTGGTGTACCTGGAAACCATCGTAAACGACCTTCACCGCCTCTCCATGGCAGAAGCCGGCACACTGGGCATGCAACGCAAGCCGATAATGCCGGTGGGGATCCTTGCATCCGTAATGCAAACCTTTGACAACCGGCTTCAATCGGCCCGGCTCACGCCGGAAATCACCCTCCGCCACAAGGATATTGTCATTGAAGGAGACGGGATAAAGCTCAAACAATTGTTCTCCAATATCATTGAAAACAATATCCACTATACCCGGCGGCCGGGAACCGTCCGCGTGCAGGACAGGCTTGACGGGGACACCCTGAACCTCGTAATAGAAGATACAGGCCCCGGTGTTCCCCATGAAAGCCTGGATAAAATATTTGACCGCCTCTACCGGGTGGACCCTTCAAGATCAGGGAACAGGGTTTCAGGAAGGGGATCGGGCCTGGGTCTTGCCATCTGTATGGCCGTGGCCAGGGGACACGGCGGGGATATCTGCGCCGACATCAACGAAAAAGGCGGGCTGAGGCTGACCATCCGGCTGCCCGTATCCTGA
- the katG gene encoding catalase/peroxidase HPI: MNGNQSNNGGKCPVMHGGATSSSISNMEWWPKSLNLDILHQHDCKTNPMGADFNYREELKKLDVAALKKDLHAMMTDSQDWWPADWGHYGGLMIRMSWHAAGTYRIADGRGGAGTGNQRFAPINSWPDNVNLDKARRLLWPIKKKYGNSLSWADLIAYAGTIAYESMGLKTFGFAFGREDIWHPEKDTYWGSEKEWLATSDSPNSRYSGERDLENPLAAVMMGLIYVNPEGVDGNPDPLKTAHDVRVTFARMAMNDEETVALTAGGHTVGKCHGNGDAALLGPEPEAADVEDQGLGWINKTKRGIGRNTVTSGIEGAWTTNPTKWDNGYFHLLLNHEWELKKSPAGAWQWEPIDMKEEDKPVDVEDPSIRYNPIMTDADMAMKMDPEYRKISERFYKDTEYFSETFARAWFKLTHRDMGPKARYLGPDVPREDLIWQDPVSAGPTDYDVQALKDKIAASGLSTSEMVCTAWDSARTFRGSDKRGGANGARIRLAPQKDWEGNEPERLTKVLSVLESIAAESGASVADVIVLAGNVGVELAAKAAGFDVTVPFSPGRGDAKDEMTDAEAFEVLEPLHDGYRNWLKRDYVVSAEEMMLDRTQLMGLTAHEMTVLVGGMRVIGTNHGGTKHGVFTQNEGALTNDFFVNLTDMNYTWKPAGNNLYEICDRKTGSVKWTATRIDLVLGSNSILRAYAEVYAQDDNKEKFVKDFVAAWTKVMNVDRFDLE, from the coding sequence ATGAATGGAAATCAGTCAAACAATGGGGGCAAGTGTCCTGTGATGCACGGTGGTGCCACATCAAGCAGCATATCAAACATGGAATGGTGGCCCAAATCCCTTAATCTTGATATTCTCCATCAGCACGATTGCAAGACCAATCCCATGGGAGCGGATTTCAACTACCGTGAAGAACTCAAAAAACTTGACGTGGCTGCCCTGAAAAAAGACCTGCATGCCATGATGACGGACAGCCAGGACTGGTGGCCTGCGGATTGGGGACACTATGGCGGCCTTATGATCCGCATGTCCTGGCATGCCGCCGGAACCTATCGCATCGCTGACGGACGAGGCGGCGCCGGAACCGGCAACCAGCGCTTCGCTCCGATCAATTCGTGGCCGGACAATGTGAACCTGGACAAAGCACGTCGCCTGCTTTGGCCCATAAAGAAAAAATATGGCAACTCGTTAAGTTGGGCTGATTTAATTGCTTACGCAGGCACCATCGCCTACGAATCCATGGGGTTGAAGACGTTTGGATTCGCCTTTGGCCGGGAAGATATTTGGCATCCGGAAAAGGACACGTACTGGGGCTCAGAAAAAGAATGGCTGGCCACAAGCGATAGCCCCAATAGCCGATATTCCGGAGAGCGTGACCTGGAAAATCCCCTGGCTGCCGTGATGATGGGGCTGATCTATGTCAACCCCGAAGGCGTTGATGGCAACCCGGACCCGCTCAAAACAGCCCATGATGTACGCGTGACATTTGCCCGAATGGCCATGAATGACGAGGAAACTGTTGCTCTTACCGCAGGTGGTCACACGGTGGGAAAATGCCACGGTAACGGGGATGCCGCACTTCTCGGACCTGAACCCGAAGCCGCTGATGTTGAGGACCAGGGACTGGGCTGGATCAATAAAACTAAGCGGGGCATTGGTCGCAATACGGTAACCAGCGGTATTGAAGGCGCATGGACGACAAATCCAACAAAATGGGACAATGGTTATTTCCACCTGTTGCTAAACCACGAATGGGAATTGAAAAAAAGCCCGGCTGGTGCCTGGCAGTGGGAACCTATCGACATGAAGGAAGAAGACAAGCCCGTAGACGTCGAAGATCCCTCTATCCGATACAATCCAATCATGACCGATGCAGATATGGCCATGAAGATGGACCCTGAATATCGGAAGATATCAGAACGGTTTTACAAAGACACTGAATACTTCTCCGAAACGTTTGCCCGGGCATGGTTCAAACTGACACACCGTGATATGGGGCCGAAGGCTCGTTATTTGGGTCCTGATGTACCCAGGGAGGACCTGATCTGGCAGGATCCGGTTTCTGCCGGCCCCACTGATTACGATGTCCAGGCGCTGAAAGACAAAATTGCTGCCAGCGGTCTGAGCACCAGTGAAATGGTCTGCACAGCCTGGGATAGCGCAAGAACCTTCCGGGGGTCGGATAAACGCGGGGGGGCCAACGGAGCGCGCATCCGTCTCGCCCCTCAAAAAGACTGGGAAGGAAATGAACCGGAGCGCTTGACCAAGGTATTGTCTGTGCTTGAAAGCATTGCGGCAGAAAGCGGTGCAAGTGTGGCCGATGTCATCGTTCTGGCAGGTAATGTGGGTGTTGAACTGGCTGCTAAGGCTGCCGGCTTTGATGTTACAGTTCCCTTTTCTCCAGGCCGGGGGGATGCAAAGGACGAGATGACCGATGCCGAAGCCTTTGAGGTGCTTGAACCTCTTCACGACGGCTACCGCAACTGGCTTAAAAGGGACTACGTTGTTAGTGCGGAAGAGATGATGCTTGACCGCACGCAACTGATGGGGTTGACTGCCCATGAGATGACGGTGCTGGTCGGCGGTATGCGGGTTATCGGTACAAACCATGGCGGTACCAAGCACGGTGTGTTCACCCAGAACGAAGGCGCATTGACAAACGATTTTTTCGTGAACCTGACGGACATGAATTACACGTGGAAACCGGCCGGCAACAACCTGTACGAGATCTGTGACAGGAAAACAGGAAGCGTTAAATGGACGGCGACACGAATTGACCTGGTCTTAGGGTCCAATTCTATCCTTCGGGCCTATGCCGAAGTTTATGCTCAGGATGACAATAAGGAAAAGTTTGTTAAGGATTTTGTCGCAGCATGGACAAAAGTTATGAACGTTGATCGTTTTGACCTTGAATGA
- a CDS encoding isoprenylcysteine carboxylmethyltransferase family protein yields the protein MALHVEKHRILISRIAAFIVLFFVVTSKSRWETENEILTFVLFVVGIFLVGIASLGRMWCSLYIAGYKDEQLITQGPYSLCRNPLYFFSMLGVMGIGFCTETLTFPFLFALLFSGYYPFVIKSEEKRLKSIFGYAFEQYTRKIPAFFPRMSSFEEPEAYQVNPLVYRIHIFSALWFVWIAGIIEVIEGLREIGVFNALWRFY from the coding sequence ATGGCTTTACACGTGGAAAAACACAGGATACTGATTTCGAGAATAGCGGCATTTATCGTTTTGTTTTTTGTGGTGACCAGTAAAAGCCGCTGGGAAACGGAAAATGAAATATTGACCTTTGTATTGTTTGTTGTCGGTATTTTTTTGGTTGGGATTGCCTCCTTGGGCCGGATGTGGTGTTCCCTTTACATCGCCGGGTACAAAGATGAACAATTGATTACCCAGGGGCCCTATTCTCTGTGTAGAAATCCCCTTTATTTTTTCAGCATGCTCGGTGTTATGGGCATTGGGTTTTGCACGGAAACCCTGACATTCCCCTTTCTTTTTGCCCTCTTATTTTCGGGCTATTATCCTTTTGTGATAAAAAGTGAAGAAAAAAGACTTAAATCGATTTTCGGATATGCCTTTGAACAATACACCCGGAAAATACCCGCTTTTTTCCCCAGGATGTCATCATTTGAAGAACCTGAAGCCTATCAGGTAAATCCCCTGGTTTATCGGATTCATATTTTCAGTGCCCTGTGGTTTGTATGGATAGCAGGGATTATTGAAGTCATAGAAGGACTGAGGGAAATCGGAGTCTTTAATGCGCTATGGCGATTTTATTAA